A region of Ignavibacteriota bacterium DNA encodes the following proteins:
- a CDS encoding T9SS type A sorting domain-containing protein — MKTKILLLCLFVMIYSESSSQLIKWDTLTTDFDYFNRQHFHTINETREYIYSFNLGSIVNNLLVISEYDIYKKDFSEQISFKLDQMYNPNEYRPNDCIMTENNIIYVVADSGYIFQKNIFNKEWTSRKIIEESALIYNIAFKDSLFGIISNYPDYENLIPELHYTEDGGNNWSKFENQIENEKPFLITSFRFFQDTMIVITYEPETKNRKIYFSFNSGYNWDYINEFPKFSSLERHNSIYFKNGKLWVASIRSEEFVFSDNFGLTWTKVNEVNSNEGIRGIRNITFKDNLNEGFALNPYGVYYTTDGLNWEFDRNHEDKQLEKLNLTQFNYKDEIYLIQDSAALKYDGLITSIKQNDVSKIGGMSVHPNPATDFITIQLSNKELQPFAAEEKVQIFDALGLEVISTPSAALTPTGEGNLRIDVSHLPAGVYFIRIGEQVSMFVKH; from the coding sequence ATGAAAACCAAAATTTTATTGCTTTGTTTATTTGTTATGATTTATAGCGAAAGTTCTTCCCAGCTTATAAAATGGGATACGTTAACAACCGACTTTGATTATTTCAACAGACAACATTTCCATACTATAAATGAAACAAGAGAATACATATATTCTTTCAATTTAGGTTCCATCGTTAATAATCTATTAGTTATTTCAGAGTATGATATTTACAAAAAAGATTTCTCAGAACAAATCTCATTCAAATTAGATCAGATGTATAATCCAAATGAATACCGTCCTAATGATTGCATTATGACTGAAAACAACATTATTTATGTAGTTGCTGATTCAGGATATATTTTTCAAAAAAATATTTTTAACAAAGAATGGACTTCAAGAAAAATTATTGAAGAAAGTGCTTTGATTTACAATATTGCTTTCAAGGATTCTTTATTTGGTATTATTTCAAATTATCCGGATTATGAAAACCTGATACCTGAGCTGCATTATACTGAAGATGGAGGAAATAATTGGTCAAAATTTGAAAATCAAATTGAGAACGAAAAGCCATTTTTAATTACAAGTTTTAGATTTTTTCAGGATACAATGATTGTAATTACTTATGAACCGGAAACAAAAAATCGAAAGATATATTTCAGTTTTAACTCGGGATATAATTGGGATTATATCAATGAATTCCCAAAATTTAGTTCATTAGAAAGACATAATAGTATTTATTTCAAAAATGGAAAGTTATGGGTTGCTTCGATAAGGTCAGAGGAATTTGTTTTTTCTGATAATTTTGGTCTAACATGGACGAAAGTAAATGAAGTTAATTCTAATGAAGGGATTCGGGGTATCAGGAATATAACTTTTAAAGATAATTTAAATGAAGGTTTTGCACTAAATCCATACGGTGTTTATTATACTACAGATGGTTTAAACTGGGAATTTGACAGAAATCATGAAGATAAGCAACTAGAAAAATTGAACTTAACGCAATTCAATTACAAAGATGAAATTTATCTTATACAAGATAGCGCTGCATTAAAATATGATGGTCTGATTACTTCAATTAAACAAAATGATGTTTCAAAAATTGGAGGCATGAGCGTTCATCCCAACCCCGCTACAGATTTCATCACAATTCAATTAAGCAACAAAGAGCTTCAGCCCTTTGCAGCAGAAGAAAAAGTGCAGATATTTGATGCGTTGGGTTTGGAAGTCATATCCACCCCGTCAGCTGCGCTGACACCCACGGGTGAGGGGAAT
- a CDS encoding adenosylhomocysteinase: protein MSNIPPKKATGNFSEVLGKYCVRDISLAEEGRLLIEWAETKMPVLMGLKQKYSETKPFAGYKIAGCLHVTKETAVLIKTLQAAGAEVLWSGCNPLSTNDAVAAALAEEGVQIYAWYGNGEDFYWCIERTIDAKPHLTLDDGCDLIDTVHEKYKELATSHIIGGSEETTTGVHRLRSREAAGQLLYPVYAVNDAETKWDFDNVYGTGQSTLDGIIRATSVLLAGKNFVVAGHGHCGSGVAKRAKGMGSNTIITEVKATAALKGTLEGHEVMTMDEAAKVGDIFCTATGVKDVIRKWHFESMKDGAIICNTGHYDAEINIPELEEVSVSKRTIRPNCEEYTLKNGKKIFLLAQGRLINLAAAEGHPSEVMDMSFANQFMAHVSLIERHKAGEKMPIAVMEIPVEQDEFVAHTKLTMSNLKIDTLTPEQLAYINDYNAGT, encoded by the coding sequence ATGTCAAATATACCCCCAAAAAAAGCAACCGGAAATTTCTCAGAAGTACTGGGAAAATATTGCGTAAGAGATATTTCTCTTGCAGAAGAAGGAAGATTACTCATTGAATGGGCTGAAACTAAAATGCCTGTTTTAATGGGATTGAAGCAAAAATACAGCGAAACTAAGCCTTTCGCAGGTTACAAAATTGCTGGTTGTCTTCACGTAACTAAGGAAACTGCAGTCCTTATCAAAACACTTCAAGCTGCAGGTGCTGAAGTGCTTTGGTCAGGTTGTAATCCTCTATCAACAAATGATGCAGTTGCTGCTGCTCTTGCTGAAGAAGGCGTACAAATTTACGCATGGTATGGAAATGGTGAAGATTTCTACTGGTGTATTGAGCGTACAATTGACGCTAAACCACATCTTACTCTTGATGACGGTTGCGACCTTATTGATACAGTTCACGAAAAATACAAAGAACTTGCTACTTCTCATATTATCGGTGGCTCTGAAGAAACTACTACAGGTGTTCACAGACTTCGCTCACGTGAGGCAGCCGGTCAACTTCTCTATCCCGTTTATGCAGTAAATGATGCAGAAACAAAATGGGATTTTGATAATGTTTATGGAACAGGTCAATCTACATTAGATGGTATTATCAGAGCTACTTCAGTATTGCTTGCAGGTAAGAATTTTGTAGTTGCAGGTCACGGTCACTGCGGTTCAGGTGTTGCAAAACGTGCTAAAGGGATGGGTTCTAATACCATTATTACAGAGGTGAAAGCTACAGCCGCTTTAAAAGGTACTCTTGAAGGTCATGAAGTCATGACAATGGATGAAGCAGCTAAAGTTGGTGATATCTTCTGTACTGCAACAGGTGTAAAAGATGTTATCCGTAAATGGCATTTTGAATCTATGAAAGATGGGGCTATTATTTGTAACACAGGTCATTATGATGCTGAAATCAATATTCCTGAATTAGAAGAAGTTTCGGTAAGCAAGAGAACAATTCGTCCAAATTGCGAAGAATATACTCTGAAAAATGGTAAGAAGATTTTCTTACTTGCTCAGGGAAGATTGATTAATCTTGCAGCAGCTGAAGGACATCCATCAGAAGTAATGGATATGTCATTTGCCAATCAGTTTATGGCTCACGTTTCACTTATCGAACGTCATAAAGCAGGCGAAAAAATGCCAATCGCAGTTATGGAAATTCCTGTTGAGCAGGATGAATTTGTTGCTCATACAAAACTTACAATGTCAAATCTTAAGATTGACACTTTAACTCCGGAGCAACTTGCTTACATCAACGATTATAATGCCGGAACCTGA
- a CDS encoding RNA polymerase sigma factor encodes MNLFCVFKSKNPLDAEEIFEDTWLKFLDRIRQGKIPESVLSYLFAIARNLAIDRYRAEISKKTITIEYRDYLNFEDDYSQLSTENLVDADELKEVIMGVLSNMDDIYSEVFIMQWFGGLTQREISETLNIGLSAVKMRSHRAMKEVIKYVKPIYKNYDE; translated from the coding sequence TTGAATTTATTTTGTGTATTCAAATCAAAAAATCCACTTGATGCTGAGGAAATTTTCGAAGATACCTGGCTCAAGTTTCTTGATAGAATCAGGCAAGGAAAAATACCTGAATCAGTTCTGTCATATTTATTTGCAATTGCAAGAAATCTTGCGATAGACAGGTATCGTGCTGAAATTTCAAAGAAAACAATTACAATTGAGTATCGGGATTATTTGAATTTTGAAGACGACTATAGTCAATTATCAACTGAAAATTTGGTTGATGCTGATGAACTTAAGGAGGTTATTATGGGCGTTCTTTCAAATATGGACGACATTTACAGCGAAGTTTTTATTATGCAGTGGTTTGGCGGGTTAACTCAAAGGGAAATTTCCGAAACACTGAATATTGGTTTGTCAGCAGTAAAGATGCGAAGTCATCGTGCCATGAAAGAAGTTATTAAATATGTTAAGCCAATTTATAAGAATTATGATGAGTAG
- a CDS encoding T9SS type A sorting domain-containing protein, translating to MKKFTLYLVAFFAISSPLLAQKFNHPELQSDTLRTFESKKNTVSNIQFGATNYGISNCYFNFPELRGVIWPRNSDITYSFGSGLWIGASKYHPDSNKTRNMVLITYNPNSGKSWAVPGRIEDGNEVKYDLKKKYRTFLSTEYNTYTGEPFDSDYEYNWSHWISNGEKKYSHGVFLNEYEHENSKRNRDNYLNGPLIVSDEDIVTTFKDTDLNFYEGGSANRLAQGYPLSLQMESSIYSWSDDLMKDVIIQRYVIENKSNDTLKDCWIGNYNGVGIGLISKFDNKEWGTKDRLIYYEEDKTLNLFVAWSENSEVINGKGFGYFGVSLLETPAVDSDGFLRNDKLIYQMDEQIGLKSLYNWHIKNDPRYDEQRYDILTSNQIYKSDDYLDGGRVMTSTGPFHFRPGEKAYFTVLIAFALPAKGGEADGTKEDIAGIGGKINKGDNPIKQSNELSLIDKIKFARDKYYNGLVTKILESEVRRNSELSVYPNPATDFITIQLSKKGLQPFAATGKVQIFDALGLEVISTPSAALTPTGEGNLRIDVSHLPAGVYFIRVGNKVGKFVKK from the coding sequence ATGAAAAAGTTCACATTGTATTTAGTTGCTTTCTTTGCGATTTCCTCACCGCTTTTAGCGCAAAAGTTTAATCATCCCGAACTACAGTCGGATACATTAAGAACATTTGAAAGTAAAAAGAATACTGTCAGCAATATTCAATTCGGTGCAACAAATTATGGGATAAGTAATTGTTATTTCAATTTCCCTGAATTACGGGGTGTAATTTGGCCCAGAAATAGTGATATTACTTATTCTTTTGGAAGCGGGTTGTGGATTGGCGCTAGTAAATATCATCCTGATTCAAATAAAACAAGAAACATGGTTCTAATAACATATAACCCGAACTCAGGGAAAAGTTGGGCTGTGCCAGGGAGAATAGAAGACGGAAATGAAGTCAAATATGATTTGAAGAAGAAATACAGGACATTTTTAAGTACAGAATACAACACATACACAGGCGAGCCTTTTGATAGTGATTACGAATATAATTGGTCTCACTGGATTTCAAACGGAGAGAAAAAGTACAGTCATGGAGTATTTTTAAATGAATACGAACACGAAAATTCAAAGCGAAACCGCGATAATTATCTTAATGGTCCTTTAATTGTATCCGATGAAGATATTGTAACTACCTTCAAGGATACAGACTTAAACTTTTATGAGGGTGGCTCAGCAAACAGACTGGCACAAGGTTATCCCTTGAGTTTACAAATGGAATCATCCATTTATTCTTGGAGCGATGATTTAATGAAAGATGTGATAATTCAAAGATATGTAATTGAAAATAAGTCCAATGACACACTTAAAGACTGTTGGATTGGGAATTATAATGGTGTTGGGATTGGACTTATTTCAAAGTTTGATAACAAAGAATGGGGGACAAAAGATAGATTGATTTACTACGAAGAAGATAAAACATTGAATCTTTTTGTTGCTTGGTCAGAAAATTCTGAGGTCATAAATGGTAAAGGATTTGGTTACTTTGGTGTATCCTTGCTTGAAACTCCGGCAGTTGATAGCGATGGCTTTTTGAGAAATGACAAGCTAATATATCAAATGGATGAACAGATTGGATTAAAGTCATTGTATAATTGGCACATCAAGAATGATCCAAGATACGATGAACAAAGATATGACATATTAACATCAAACCAAATTTACAAGTCAGATGATTATCTTGATGGTGGAAGAGTTATGACATCTACCGGTCCATTTCACTTTCGTCCGGGAGAAAAGGCATACTTTACTGTATTGATAGCATTTGCACTTCCTGCTAAAGGAGGCGAAGCTGACGGTACAAAAGAAGATATTGCAGGTATCGGCGGCAAAATCAACAAGGGCGATAATCCAATTAAACAAAGCAACGAATTATCACTTATTGATAAAATCAAATTTGCAAGAGATAAATATTATAATGGCTTAGTTACAAAAATATTGGAATCTGAAGTTCGCAGAAATTCAGAATTGAGTGTCTATCCCAACCCCGCTACAGATTTCATTACAATTCAATTAAGCAAAAAAGGGCTTCAGCCCTTTGCAGCGACTGGTAAAGTGCAAATATTTGATGCGTTGGGTTTGGAAGTCATATCCACCCCGTCAGCTGCGCTGACACCCACGGGTGAGGGGAATTTAAGAATTGATGTTTCGCATTTACCAGCAGGAGTTTATTTCATACGTGTTGGTAATAAGGTAGGCAAATTTGTGAAGAAGTAA
- a CDS encoding RNA polymerase sigma factor has protein sequence MKNFNKYSDNDLIQITANSGEPEKSAAFSELYNRYANNIYLYCRKIFGDGTFAEDIFQDTFLQLLKCIENKIYIGNVQGYLLKTARNLSLNFRRNQRAEMVEFDDFRANIDDNSYELKELSEMIDSALELLPEEHKEAFILQSYQGLSYSEIATLTDVPLSTVRNRIVRAKAKLREILAPMIKEEKL, from the coding sequence ATGAAAAATTTTAATAAATATAGCGACAACGATTTAATTCAAATAACGGCAAATTCCGGTGAGCCGGAAAAATCTGCGGCTTTTTCTGAATTGTATAATCGCTATGCAAATAATATTTATCTGTATTGCAGGAAAATTTTCGGTGATGGCACTTTTGCAGAGGATATTTTTCAGGATACTTTTTTACAACTACTTAAATGTATTGAAAATAAAATATATATTGGAAATGTGCAGGGGTATTTACTTAAAACAGCACGCAATTTATCACTGAATTTCAGGCGTAACCAAAGAGCTGAAATGGTAGAATTTGATGATTTCAGAGCAAATATTGACGATAACAGCTACGAACTTAAAGAACTTTCCGAAATGATTGATTCTGCTCTGGAGTTACTGCCTGAAGAGCATAAAGAAGCATTTATACTTCAATCTTATCAGGGACTTAGCTATAGTGAAATTGCAACACTAACCGACGTACCGCTTTCAACTGTCCGCAACAGAATTGTAAGGGCAAAAGCAAAATTAAGAGAAATTCTGGCTCCAATGATTAAGGAGGAAAAATTATGA
- a CDS encoding NADP-dependent isocitrate dehydrogenase, with protein MLMQKNITVAYGNGIGPEIMNATLSILDAAGCNFKYDVIEIGENVYLSGIKSGIAPESWDILRRNKVFLKSPITTPQGSGYKSLNVTIRKSMGLFASVRPTVAYTNVIHSHFPNMDLIVVRENEEDLYAGIEHQQTGEVIQCLKLVSKPGTEKIIRYAFEYARSMGRKKVTCMTKDNIMKHTDGLFHKMFLEIAKEYPEFETNHLIIDIGSARIADYPENFDVIVTLNLYGDIISDIAAEVAGSVGLAGSSNIGDSFAMFEAIHGSAPDIAGKGIANPSGLINGAVMMLMHLGMPDKAELVQNALLKTLEDGYHTPDIYKEATSRVRVGTDEFADEIIKRLGKKPIILKEVKFNHDFKPIHVKPSPYIKPDKELDGIDVFLDWTGDERNPNTLGDSLEKAIENTGFKLKMITNRGVKVYPDGFPETFCTDHWRCRFKRNNDDLKISNNDLLDLQKSIANAGFDIIKTENLYLINGERAYSLGQGE; from the coding sequence ATTTTGATGCAAAAAAATATAACAGTAGCTTACGGCAATGGTATCGGACCTGAAATTATGAATGCCACCCTTAGTATTTTAGATGCAGCCGGCTGTAATTTCAAATATGATGTAATTGAGATTGGAGAGAATGTTTATCTTAGTGGCATAAAATCAGGTATTGCTCCTGAATCCTGGGATATATTACGCCGTAATAAAGTATTCCTTAAATCCCCAATAACTACTCCACAAGGTTCAGGTTATAAAAGTCTGAATGTTACAATTCGTAAATCAATGGGGTTATTTGCAAGCGTCAGACCCACTGTGGCTTATACTAATGTCATTCATTCACATTTTCCAAATATGGATTTAATAGTTGTTCGTGAAAATGAGGAAGATTTATATGCAGGCATCGAACATCAGCAGACAGGCGAAGTTATTCAATGTTTAAAACTTGTATCAAAACCCGGAACTGAAAAGATTATCCGTTATGCTTTTGAATATGCACGCTCTATGGGTAGAAAGAAAGTTACCTGTATGACAAAAGATAATATTATGAAGCATACAGATGGTCTTTTTCATAAAATGTTTCTTGAAATTGCTAAAGAATACCCGGAGTTTGAAACCAATCATTTAATAATTGATATTGGTTCAGCTCGTATAGCAGATTATCCTGAAAATTTCGATGTCATTGTAACACTTAATCTTTATGGGGATATTATTTCCGATATTGCAGCGGAAGTTGCGGGATCCGTAGGACTTGCCGGTTCATCAAATATCGGGGATTCTTTTGCAATGTTTGAAGCAATTCATGGCTCGGCACCAGATATAGCAGGCAAAGGTATTGCAAACCCAAGTGGACTTATTAATGGTGCCGTGATGATGCTTATGCACCTTGGAATGCCTGATAAAGCAGAGCTCGTTCAGAATGCACTCCTGAAAACTCTCGAAGATGGTTATCACACTCCGGATATTTATAAGGAAGCTACTTCAAGAGTTAGAGTTGGTACTGACGAATTTGCTGATGAGATTATCAAAAGACTTGGTAAAAAGCCAATTATATTAAAAGAAGTTAAATTTAATCATGACTTCAAACCAATTCATGTAAAACCTTCTCCTTATATAAAACCGGACAAAGAACTTGACGGGATTGATGTGTTTCTTGATTGGACTGGTGATGAGCGAAATCCAAATACACTTGGTGATTCTCTTGAAAAAGCTATTGAGAATACGGGATTTAAGCTCAAAATGATAACCAACCGAGGCGTAAAGGTATATCCTGACGGTTTCCCGGAAACTTTCTGTACAGACCACTGGAGATGTCGTTTCAAAAGAAATAACGATGACTTAAAAATTTCAAATAATGATTTACTTGATTTGCAGAAATCAATTGCAAATGCGGGTTTTGATATTATCAAAACTGAAAATTTATATTTAATAAATGGTGAGAGAGCTTATTCTCTCGGTCAAGGCGAATAA